In a genomic window of Streptomyces koelreuteriae:
- a CDS encoding O-antigen ligase family protein produces the protein MSLAITPLPRRLLALTPALPVMAVPALLALPRTPDGAGPADVLSGLVVVYCVIRLLRERRRPLSPVAAVVLGLPVVGLALAAMGAFSAEAGLTGLGRYLQTFVLVPAAVLLLLRDRSGFRLVAWSFVGLGLCQGAVGVHQFVTRTGASYQGANIRAVGTFGPQDVMGMATAVSLGLVCAVGIALGRVSVRQRIAGAGCALVLMLPLALSFSRGAWIATALTCTVQLVLTGWRRALKVAAAAVASGVILVGGFGVGSALLQQRIDSIAQVADTPDQSVVDRYTLWASATDIWRGHPLTGVGLKGFPEYRDGHATLALSSGSETDGAGVAYQRQPLLSPHNMYLLVLSEQGLIGLLALAGSWLALLVCGVRRLLRVRDRGPGLDCGLVACGLLIWLLTDFAYGDIGGPSTVLIAVGIGLVAWWALAGDARADVAGLPRAGVRERAEEAMAR, from the coding sequence GTGAGCCTCGCAATTACACCGCTCCCCCGCCGTCTTCTCGCGCTGACGCCGGCCCTGCCCGTGATGGCCGTACCCGCCCTGCTGGCCCTGCCGCGCACGCCCGACGGCGCGGGGCCCGCCGATGTGCTCTCCGGGCTCGTGGTCGTGTACTGCGTGATCCGGCTGCTGCGCGAGCGGCGGCGCCCGCTGTCGCCCGTCGCGGCCGTGGTGCTGGGGCTTCCGGTCGTGGGGCTCGCGCTCGCGGCCATGGGGGCGTTCTCGGCCGAGGCCGGGCTGACCGGCCTCGGACGGTATCTGCAGACCTTCGTCCTCGTCCCGGCGGCCGTGCTGCTCCTGCTGCGCGACCGGTCCGGCTTCCGGCTGGTGGCCTGGTCCTTCGTGGGGCTGGGGCTGTGTCAGGGGGCCGTCGGCGTCCACCAGTTCGTCACCCGCACCGGCGCCTCCTACCAGGGCGCGAACATCCGGGCGGTGGGCACCTTCGGGCCGCAGGACGTGATGGGCATGGCGACGGCGGTCTCGCTCGGCCTGGTGTGCGCGGTCGGGATCGCGCTCGGGCGGGTGTCCGTACGGCAGCGGATCGCCGGCGCCGGGTGCGCGCTGGTGCTGATGCTGCCGCTCGCGCTCTCCTTCAGCCGGGGAGCCTGGATCGCGACCGCCCTGACCTGCACCGTGCAGCTCGTGCTGACCGGGTGGCGGCGCGCGCTCAAGGTGGCCGCGGCCGCGGTCGCCTCGGGCGTGATCCTGGTGGGCGGCTTCGGCGTGGGCTCGGCGCTGCTGCAGCAGCGGATCGACAGCATCGCCCAGGTCGCCGACACCCCCGACCAGTCCGTCGTCGACCGGTACACCCTGTGGGCGTCCGCCACGGACATCTGGCGCGGACATCCGCTGACCGGCGTCGGACTGAAGGGCTTTCCCGAGTACCGGGACGGGCACGCCACGCTGGCGCTGTCGTCGGGCAGCGAGACCGACGGCGCGGGAGTGGCGTACCAGCGGCAGCCGCTGCTGTCGCCGCACAACATGTATCTGCTGGTGCTGAGCGAGCAGGGCCTGATCGGGCTGCTGGCGCTCGCCGGGAGCTGGCTGGCGCTGCTGGTGTGCGGGGTGCGGCGGCTGCTGCGCGTGCGCGACCGCGGCCCGGGGCTCGACTGCGGGCTCGTCGCCTGCGGACTGCTGATCTGGCTGCTGACCGACTTCGCGTACGGCGACATCGGCGGTCCCTCGACCGTGCTGATCGCCGTGGGTATCGGGCTCGTGGCGTGGTGGGCGCTGGCAGGCGACGCGCGTGCGGACGTCGCCGGCCTGCCCCGGGCAGGGGTGCGGGAGCGCGCCGAGGAGGCCATGGCGCGATGA
- a CDS encoding exopolysaccharide biosynthesis polyprenyl glycosylphosphotransferase translates to MTAERTVPSPGVPPREHGSSPVSVMPPRGPATGFRLSAPRRPARPASPLPLLAADGAAALAGAPVLAAAPRQMLLVLLLIVLTLLLRRRDGRPPVPGLLEELPAVCGRIAVAWLALAALLAAYRPEHALSLRTVLAGLALQATACCVLRGAVHARRRAALLRHPHTALVLGPVGTAQRVAAAVLRQPRCGVRPVGIVAEQPEGTETLPVLTSAEEVERAVIQNGVRAVLAAHPSVRAEQEPLLRALAASGCVVWEVDAGTPSYATRERLAGFPCRRLDLSPARHGGTGKRALDILVSGALLLLVSPLLLTFAVALRLSDGPGVVFRQERIGKDGEPFTLLKFRTHRPVDEHESATRWSVANENEMRWFCRMLRRTSLDELLQLWNVLRGDMSLVGPRPERPYFVAQFGQTYPGYAVRHRMRTGITGLAQIHGLRGDTSIEDRCRFDNAYIDDWSLWQDVCILLRTAATVVRPTGS, encoded by the coding sequence GTGACCGCCGAACGCACCGTGCCCTCCCCCGGCGTACCGCCACGGGAGCACGGATCCTCACCAGTCTCGGTCATGCCGCCGCGCGGCCCCGCCACCGGTTTCCGGCTGTCCGCCCCACGGCGCCCGGCCCGCCCGGCCTCGCCCCTTCCACTGCTCGCCGCGGACGGCGCCGCCGCCCTGGCGGGCGCGCCGGTGCTCGCCGCGGCCCCGCGCCAGATGCTGCTCGTCCTCCTGCTGATCGTCCTGACGCTGCTGCTGCGCCGGCGCGACGGGCGGCCGCCGGTACCGGGGCTGCTGGAGGAACTGCCCGCCGTGTGCGGCCGTATCGCGGTGGCCTGGCTGGCGCTCGCGGCGCTCCTCGCGGCGTACCGGCCCGAGCACGCGCTGTCCCTGCGCACCGTGCTCGCGGGGCTCGCGCTGCAGGCGACGGCCTGCTGTGTGCTGCGCGGAGCCGTGCACGCGCGGCGGCGGGCCGCGCTGCTGCGCCACCCGCACACCGCGCTCGTCCTCGGCCCGGTCGGGACCGCGCAGCGCGTGGCCGCCGCCGTGCTGCGTCAACCGCGGTGCGGGGTACGGCCGGTGGGGATCGTCGCCGAGCAGCCCGAGGGCACCGAGACCCTGCCGGTGCTGACGAGCGCCGAGGAGGTCGAGCGGGCCGTCATCCAGAACGGGGTGCGGGCGGTGCTCGCCGCGCACCCCTCGGTACGCGCCGAACAGGAGCCGCTGCTGCGGGCGCTGGCCGCATCGGGCTGCGTGGTCTGGGAGGTCGACGCCGGCACCCCGTCGTACGCGACACGGGAGCGCCTCGCCGGATTCCCCTGCAGGCGACTGGACCTGTCCCCCGCCCGGCACGGCGGCACCGGCAAGCGGGCCCTCGACATCCTGGTGTCGGGGGCATTGCTGTTGCTGGTCAGCCCGCTGCTGCTGACCTTCGCCGTGGCGCTGCGGCTCAGCGACGGGCCGGGCGTGGTGTTCCGGCAGGAGCGCATCGGCAAGGACGGGGAGCCGTTCACGCTGCTGAAGTTCCGGACCCACCGCCCGGTCGACGAGCACGAGTCGGCGACCCGGTGGAGCGTGGCGAACGAGAACGAGATGCGCTGGTTCTGCCGGATGCTGCGGCGGACCTCGCTCGACGAGCTGCTCCAGCTGTGGAACGTGCTCCGGGGCGACATGAGCCTGGTCGGCCCGCGGCCCGAACGCCCCTACTTCGTCGCACAGTTCGGCCAGACCTACCCCGGCTACGCGGTCCGCCACCGGATGCGGACCGGCATCACCGGACTCGCCCAGATCCACGGGCTGCGCGGCGACACCTCGATCGAGGACCGCTGCCGGTTCGACAACGCCTACATCGACGACTGGTCCCTGTGGCAGGACGTGTGCATCCTGCTGCGCACCGCGGCCACGGTGGTACGTCCGACGGGGAGCTGA
- a CDS encoding glycosyltransferase — MYLSSTAPNPRVLHLTQPVDGGVARVVTDLVAAQLSDGLDVTVACPDSVLTARLRTLGARVRHWHATRSPGTSLVREVRHLARVIDEVRPDLVHAHSAKAGLAGRLAVRGRIPTVFQPHAWSFEAVGGGTAALALMWERWGARWASRTVCVSEAERATGMGARITGRWTVVPNGIDPERFHPATAGLVRSGLPPLTGVHPAAPLVVCVGRLCRQKGQDVLLRAWDDVVRRVPEARLVLVGDGPDHDRLREEAPQSVVFTGAVADASPWYQVADLVVLPSRWEGMALAPLEAMACGRPVVVTDVDGARESLPPAFSARCLVPPENPAALAGAVTALLTDPLLRESLGDQGRRHVLSTHDVRHTAEAVSDVYRDLLGPWTAATTGAERGRRLDTGRGAEANRTTQLVETTEYRESIHS; from the coding sequence ATGTATCTGTCATCCACCGCCCCCAACCCCAGAGTTCTCCATCTCACCCAACCGGTGGACGGCGGTGTGGCGCGCGTCGTGACGGATCTGGTCGCGGCACAGCTCTCGGACGGCCTGGACGTCACCGTGGCCTGCCCCGACAGCGTGCTCACCGCGAGACTGCGCACGCTCGGGGCGCGCGTACGGCACTGGCACGCGACGCGGTCGCCGGGTACGTCGCTGGTCCGGGAGGTACGGCATCTGGCCCGGGTGATCGACGAGGTGCGCCCCGATCTGGTGCACGCGCACAGCGCCAAGGCCGGACTCGCCGGACGCCTCGCGGTGCGCGGGCGGATCCCGACGGTCTTCCAGCCGCACGCCTGGTCGTTCGAGGCGGTCGGCGGGGGCACCGCGGCCCTCGCGCTCATGTGGGAGCGCTGGGGGGCGCGTTGGGCCTCGCGCACGGTGTGTGTGAGCGAGGCGGAACGCGCCACCGGGATGGGCGCCAGGATCACCGGCCGCTGGACCGTCGTCCCCAACGGCATCGACCCGGAGCGCTTCCACCCGGCCACCGCCGGCCTGGTGCGCTCCGGGCTCCCGCCGCTCACCGGCGTCCACCCGGCGGCACCGCTCGTGGTGTGCGTGGGGCGGCTGTGCCGGCAGAAGGGGCAGGACGTCCTGCTGCGGGCCTGGGACGACGTCGTACGGCGGGTGCCCGAGGCCCGTCTCGTCCTGGTCGGCGACGGGCCGGACCACGACCGGCTGCGCGAAGAGGCCCCGCAGTCCGTGGTGTTCACGGGAGCCGTCGCCGACGCCTCCCCCTGGTACCAGGTCGCCGACCTCGTCGTCCTGCCGTCCCGCTGGGAGGGCATGGCCCTGGCGCCGCTGGAGGCCATGGCCTGCGGGCGGCCCGTGGTGGTCACGGACGTCGACGGTGCCCGCGAGAGCCTGCCGCCCGCCTTCTCCGCCCGGTGCCTGGTCCCACCGGAGAACCCGGCGGCGCTGGCCGGGGCCGTCACCGCGCTGCTGACCGACCCGCTGCTGCGCGAGTCGCTCGGCGACCAGGGCCGCCGGCACGTGCTGTCGACCCACGACGTGCGGCACACCGCCGAGGCCGTCTCGGACGTCTACCGCGATCTGCTCGGCCCCTGGACCGCCGCCACCACCGGCGCCGAGCGCGGTCGGCGGCTCGACACCGGGCGTGGCGCCGAGGCGAACCGGACGACGCAGCTCGTCGAGACCACCGAGTACAGGGAGTCCATCCACTCGTGA
- a CDS encoding DUF3344 domain-containing protein — protein sequence MRHSLGPLFRRATVGVLALAAMWAASSSPAAAPAAAPSPEAESLAFAERYRALQHGGIVRAANASITCRAAQRPSCPDAQAGGMAVNGDFDMFYVDVDRDPNTYNSSRSEVRLPSGSRVTYARLYWGGNLRVGEQKPPEDNGRVLIAEPGGEYKQVLADTLVGHRVLDGMDAFQASADVTRLVREGGSGLYTVAQINIAMGRSTAGAWGGWTLVVAYENPSEPQRHLAVWDGFTPLRSGAQEVRVTGLGFAAGTWGRAGLVTYNGDRGTGGDSFTVATGQSATALTNNANPRDDVLNSTISEPGADASRVPAHANTLGYDSDVFDLGSGLQQGGDQATFRIQSQQDAAWAGVLFVAVDARR from the coding sequence ATGCGCCATTCCCTGGGCCCGCTGTTTCGCCGCGCGACCGTGGGCGTCCTCGCCCTTGCCGCCATGTGGGCAGCCAGCAGTTCCCCCGCCGCCGCGCCGGCCGCCGCGCCCTCGCCGGAGGCCGAGAGCCTCGCCTTCGCCGAGCGGTACCGCGCGCTCCAGCACGGCGGCATCGTACGCGCTGCCAACGCCTCGATCACCTGCCGCGCCGCCCAACGGCCCTCGTGCCCGGACGCGCAGGCGGGCGGTATGGCGGTCAACGGGGACTTCGACATGTTCTACGTCGACGTCGACCGCGACCCCAACACCTACAACTCCTCCCGCTCCGAGGTCCGCCTGCCCAGCGGCTCCCGGGTGACGTACGCGCGTCTCTACTGGGGCGGCAATCTGCGGGTGGGCGAGCAGAAGCCGCCGGAGGACAACGGGCGCGTGCTGATCGCCGAACCCGGCGGGGAGTACAAGCAGGTGCTCGCCGACACGCTGGTCGGCCACCGCGTGCTGGACGGCATGGACGCCTTCCAGGCCTCGGCCGATGTGACGCGGCTGGTGCGGGAGGGCGGTTCGGGCCTGTACACCGTGGCGCAGATCAACATCGCCATGGGCAGGTCGACGGCCGGTGCCTGGGGCGGCTGGACGCTGGTGGTGGCCTACGAGAACCCCTCGGAGCCGCAGCGGCACCTCGCGGTCTGGGACGGCTTCACCCCGCTCAGGTCCGGTGCCCAGGAGGTCCGTGTGACCGGCCTGGGCTTCGCCGCGGGCACCTGGGGCCGTGCGGGACTGGTGACGTACAACGGCGACCGCGGCACCGGCGGCGACTCGTTCACCGTGGCGACCGGCCAGTCCGCGACCGCTCTCACCAACAACGCCAACCCCCGCGACGACGTCCTCAACTCCACCATCAGCGAGCCCGGGGCGGACGCGTCGCGTGTGCCCGCCCATGCCAACACCCTCGGCTACGACTCCGATGTGTTCGATCTCGGCAGCGGTCTGCAGCAGGGCGGCGACCAGGCGACCTTCCGGATCCAGTCCCAGCAGGACGCGGCATGGGCCGGCGTGCTCTTCGTCGCCGTAGACGCCCGGCGATGA